The proteins below come from a single Deltaproteobacteria bacterium genomic window:
- a CDS encoding response regulator — IPIIAMTAYAMTGDRERFLDMGMNGYVAKPVSLEALLPAIEAALRN, encoded by the coding sequence ATCCCCATTATCGCCATGACGGCCTATGCCATGACCGGAGACCGGGAACGGTTCTTGGACATGGGCATGAACGGCTATGTGGCCAAGCCGGTCAGCCTGGAAGCGTTGTTGCCGGCTATCGAAGCCGCCTTGAGGAATTGA